The following are encoded in a window of Corynebacterium argentoratense DSM 44202 genomic DNA:
- a CDS encoding glycosyltransferase family 87 protein: MNTSTTDHSRLAPSSKLQRLVTTTWVAGPTHPARRSHSTQQDTRAERSVHTPDQQALRTLALAALWPVALALFVHRVFILGVNGDLTDDFSTVYYALRRFHEGVEIYNENYSFVDPHYLYNPGATLLLSPLALTTHIGLARVVFIVVNALVIVVALALLTRLAGASLRGPVFPGVIAAAFLTESVRNTLIFSNINGLLLLALSLFLYLLLHERVLLAGVVLGLAILVKPLFLPLIFLPLLKLQWRAVAGAIAVPALLNVVAWPFVPGASDYIFRTMPYLSLVRDYANSSLPGMAVYFGMPEWQQKVWFVVFAVVVVVAIIFVARIRYVDPFTWATTTSAILLCGVFFLSSLGQMYYSMLLFPVFFTALRTMSVVRNPVVWAAAYCFYTTDEFVPSRFPSQGEWLTALLPTVGWAAFLLACAVIALSWWYDERRSASTAA, from the coding sequence GTGAACACTTCCACGACGGACCACAGCCGCCTTGCACCCAGCAGTAAGCTTCAACGGCTTGTAACGACCACCTGGGTGGCCGGCCCCACGCACCCCGCCCGCCGTTCGCACAGCACGCAACAAGACACACGGGCTGAACGTTCCGTGCACACTCCGGATCAGCAGGCTCTCCGTACCCTCGCATTGGCAGCACTGTGGCCTGTTGCTCTAGCACTGTTTGTTCATCGCGTGTTTATCCTCGGTGTCAACGGTGATCTCACCGATGATTTCTCTACGGTGTACTACGCCCTGCGGCGTTTTCACGAAGGCGTCGAGATCTATAACGAAAATTATTCCTTCGTCGACCCGCATTATCTTTACAATCCTGGCGCCACACTCTTACTGTCGCCTCTCGCGCTGACAACCCACATAGGTCTTGCACGCGTAGTGTTCATCGTCGTCAACGCGCTGGTCATTGTTGTGGCTTTGGCCTTGCTGACGCGACTGGCCGGCGCGAGCCTCCGGGGGCCTGTCTTCCCTGGCGTGATAGCTGCAGCATTTTTAACTGAGTCTGTCCGCAACACGCTCATTTTTTCTAACATCAATGGGCTCTTGCTTTTGGCTTTAAGCCTGTTTTTGTATCTATTGCTTCATGAGCGTGTTCTGCTGGCCGGGGTTGTGTTGGGTTTGGCGATTCTGGTCAAGCCCCTGTTTTTGCCACTAATTTTCCTTCCTTTGTTGAAGCTTCAGTGGCGTGCTGTGGCTGGAGCGATTGCAGTTCCAGCGTTGCTTAATGTGGTGGCGTGGCCTTTTGTTCCCGGCGCTTCCGATTATATTTTTCGGACCATGCCTTATCTGTCGTTGGTTCGCGACTATGCAAACAGTTCTTTGCCTGGAATGGCTGTGTATTTTGGCATGCCTGAGTGGCAGCAGAAGGTCTGGTTTGTAGTATTTGCCGTAGTTGTTGTGGTTGCGATCATTTTTGTGGCGAGGATTCGTTATGTGGATCCTTTTACGTGGGCTACTACTACCAGCGCTATCTTGCTGTGTGGGGTCTTCTTCTTGTCTTCGTTGGGGCAGATGTATTATTCGATGCTTTTGTTCCCTGTGTTTTTCACTGCGTTGCGGACTATGTCGGTCGTTCGTAATCCTGTGGTCTGGGCGGCTGCGTACTGCTTCTACACGACTGATGAGTTTGTCCCTTCGCGTTTCCCTAGCCAAGGCGAGTGGTTGACCGCCTTGTTGCCGACGGTTGGATGGGCTGCCTTTTTGCTTGCCTGCGCGGTGATCGCGCTATCGTGGTGGTATGACGAACGACGATCAGCATCCACGGCGGCCTAA
- a CDS encoding copper chaperone PCu(A)C, translating into MKTTRTIAALATIALLGLSACSNSETASDTKVDTATSVESTSPSAESSSEAKDEHKHSHAPVTMTDGYVKAKGADKKMTAIFGTLVNESDTPQHVTGFSTNLGDYSYEIHEVVDGKMQQKADGIVIPANGTYVLEPGHDHLMIMGISEEVPAGSNVDLTLNFEDGSHAHIDNLPVRTLGAGEESYGDQAGHEGHEGHGDHAEHAGHNH; encoded by the coding sequence ATGAAAACCACCCGCACAATCGCAGCACTAGCAACCATTGCGCTGCTCGGCCTGAGTGCGTGTTCCAACAGCGAGACCGCCAGCGACACCAAGGTTGACACCGCTACTTCTGTTGAGAGCACCTCGCCCAGCGCGGAGTCCTCCAGTGAGGCTAAGGACGAGCACAAGCACTCCCATGCTCCCGTCACGATGACTGATGGTTACGTTAAAGCCAAGGGGGCAGACAAAAAGATGACGGCTATCTTCGGAACGCTCGTCAATGAAAGCGACACGCCCCAGCACGTCACCGGTTTCAGCACCAACCTTGGGGATTACTCTTACGAGATTCACGAAGTAGTCGACGGCAAAATGCAGCAAAAGGCTGACGGCATCGTGATCCCCGCCAATGGCACCTACGTACTCGAGCCAGGTCATGATCACCTGATGATCATGGGTATCTCTGAAGAAGTTCCTGCTGGTTCTAACGTCGACCTCACCCTCAACTTCGAGGATGGATCCCACGCTCACATCGACAACCTTCCGGTGCGCACCCTCGGAGCTGGTGAGGAAAGCTACGGCGACCAAGCAGGCCACGAAGGTCATGAGGGACACGGCGACCACGCAGAGCACGCCGGTCACAACCACTAG
- a CDS encoding DUF3000 domain-containing protein has translation MSELRTSSAAASASGSGSADGLPKLFADAVESMHSVSLRTEITLGTIRPPQRLAPFSHAVGLEIEHPELDASSSMIPTHTDGDAFGRLILLHDPQGEETWDGDLRLVAYIQADMDASVAGDPLLPEVAWEWLSEGLDTHDAGYNNLGGTVTATASSRFGDIGGPPKAYQIELRASWTAADENLGPHVEAFAAVLANVAGLPPEGVATLGNGSSHA, from the coding sequence GTGAGTGAACTTCGCACATCATCCGCCGCCGCTAGCGCTTCCGGCTCCGGCTCCGCTGACGGGCTGCCCAAGCTCTTCGCTGACGCTGTCGAGTCCATGCACAGCGTGTCATTGCGCACGGAAATCACCTTGGGCACTATTCGACCACCACAGCGCCTGGCTCCCTTCAGCCATGCTGTCGGATTGGAAATCGAGCACCCCGAGCTCGATGCTTCTTCATCTATGATCCCTACCCACACCGATGGGGATGCGTTTGGCCGGCTTATTTTGCTCCACGACCCGCAGGGGGAGGAAACGTGGGATGGCGACCTTCGGTTGGTGGCGTACATTCAGGCAGATATGGACGCCTCGGTGGCTGGGGATCCGCTCTTGCCTGAGGTTGCATGGGAGTGGCTCAGCGAAGGCCTCGATACTCATGACGCCGGGTACAACAATCTCGGCGGAACAGTTACTGCTACTGCGTCTTCACGCTTTGGTGACATCGGAGGGCCGCCAAAGGCATACCAGATCGAATTGCGCGCATCGTGGACCGCTGCTGATGAAAACCTTGGGCCCCATGTTGAGGCGTTTGCAGCTGTACTCGCCAATGTCGCCGGACTTCCGCCCGAGGGTGTCGCTACCCTCGGCAACGGGTCTTCTCACGCTTAA
- a CDS encoding Dyp-type peroxidase, whose protein sequence is MGVSRRAFLKGGFALGAASAAGAALSACDNQPEHTTGDGAQEKAQLVGFDGPHQAGISTEAQTTLNLVGFNVLAQTDPTSIRNLLRLWTEDARALCSGRNPVGSLEPELSENPANMTITCGFGPRLFEILGRDIPEILSPIPSFSKDQLDPAWGQTDLALQICGDDAVTVAHATRHMIRSAVEYVAVEWIQQGFNEPAERGTPRNLFGLKDGTVNPRDQRDYDDVVWIGQGPQWQRGGTVMVVRRIAMNLDTWEQLDRTSRETAFGRALDTGAPLSGTEEFDAPDFRATDGTGLPVIDPMSHMARATIPRGKPEQQIRRRAYNYDLPPTSQTLAGGQTSNSGLVFICFQKDHRKQFSPIQQRLDEGDRINQWITHIGSALYFCPPGTQQGKYWGQELLG, encoded by the coding sequence ATGGGCGTATCACGCAGGGCTTTTCTAAAGGGCGGTTTCGCCCTCGGCGCAGCTAGTGCAGCGGGCGCCGCATTGTCCGCTTGTGACAACCAGCCTGAGCACACCACAGGCGATGGAGCGCAGGAAAAAGCACAGTTAGTCGGCTTTGATGGGCCCCATCAGGCAGGCATCTCCACCGAGGCGCAAACGACATTGAATCTGGTCGGTTTTAATGTCCTTGCTCAAACCGACCCCACGTCGATTCGCAACCTGCTACGCCTGTGGACCGAAGACGCGCGCGCACTATGTAGCGGACGCAACCCGGTGGGCTCCTTGGAGCCGGAACTCAGTGAAAACCCAGCTAATATGACTATTACCTGTGGTTTCGGTCCGCGGCTATTCGAAATTCTCGGTCGCGACATTCCAGAGATCCTCAGCCCTATTCCCTCGTTTAGCAAAGATCAGTTGGACCCAGCGTGGGGACAGACCGATCTTGCACTGCAAATCTGTGGGGATGATGCTGTGACGGTCGCGCACGCCACCCGGCACATGATTCGCTCCGCTGTGGAATATGTCGCAGTCGAGTGGATTCAACAAGGCTTTAATGAGCCTGCCGAACGGGGCACCCCCCGGAATCTTTTCGGCCTAAAAGATGGCACGGTGAACCCCCGTGATCAGCGGGACTACGACGACGTCGTATGGATTGGTCAAGGACCACAGTGGCAGCGGGGTGGGACCGTCATGGTTGTTAGGCGTATTGCGATGAACCTCGACACGTGGGAGCAGCTTGACCGAACTAGCCGCGAGACAGCCTTTGGTCGAGCGTTAGATACGGGTGCGCCGTTGTCTGGCACGGAAGAATTCGACGCCCCGGATTTCCGAGCTACCGATGGTACGGGATTGCCGGTAATAGACCCTATGAGCCACATGGCTCGCGCCACCATTCCACGCGGGAAACCCGAGCAGCAAATTCGGAGGCGTGCCTACAATTACGACCTGCCACCGACGAGCCAGACGTTAGCGGGAGGACAAACCTCTAATTCCGGGCTCGTGTTCATCTGCTTTCAAAAAGATCACCGAAAGCAATTCAGCCCGATCCAGCAGCGCCTAGATGAAGGCGACCGGATTAATCAGTGGATTACTCACATTGGTTCCGCTTTATATTTCTGCCCACCAGGCACGCAGCAGGGGAAATACTGGGGGCAGGAATTGCTGGGCTAG
- a CDS encoding HIT family protein, whose amino-acid sequence MSTQHRHAEPEDTQRTVVDCGLGTPDRLERLWAPYRMDYIALGAQDREQESSAPRDPFIEVPKLSDEDGLIVSRGRNVYCVLNLYPYNPGHMLIVPYRKVSDLEDLTVEESTELMAYAQQAVKVIKQVSSPNAINVGLNLGKAAGGSVADHLHMHIVPRWVGDANFMTVIDSTKVLPQRLRDTRALFAEAWKDLSC is encoded by the coding sequence ATGAGCACCCAGCACAGGCACGCTGAGCCAGAAGATACTCAACGCACCGTTGTTGACTGTGGCTTGGGAACCCCGGACAGATTAGAGCGCTTGTGGGCCCCCTACCGCATGGACTATATTGCCCTGGGTGCTCAGGACCGTGAACAAGAGTCCTCCGCTCCGCGGGATCCCTTCATTGAAGTCCCCAAGCTATCGGACGAAGATGGATTGATCGTCTCACGCGGCCGCAACGTTTACTGCGTTCTTAACCTCTACCCATATAACCCCGGGCACATGCTGATCGTTCCCTACCGTAAAGTCAGTGACCTGGAAGACCTCACCGTTGAAGAATCTACGGAGCTGATGGCCTACGCCCAGCAGGCAGTGAAGGTTATCAAACAGGTGTCCAGCCCAAACGCGATCAACGTTGGCCTTAACCTTGGCAAGGCCGCCGGTGGTTCAGTCGCTGACCATCTGCATATGCACATCGTGCCCCGTTGGGTTGGTGATGCCAACTTCATGACTGTCATAGACAGCACCAAGGTGTTGCCCCAACGCCTCCGGGATACGCGGGCATTATTCGCCGAAGCCTGGAAGGACCTTTCGTGTTAA
- the msrB gene encoding peptide-methionine (R)-S-oxide reductase MsrB, translated as MTNDDQHPRRPNFRDMSEAQWREFLGAAEFAVLRQAATEPPGTNEFLGDDAVGVYHCAGCGLELFRSETKFHSGCGWPAFYAPQDSDAVVLRPDDSLGRRRTEVLCAGCGGHLGHLFDGEGFNTPTDQRFCINSVALRFSDS; from the coding sequence ATGACGAACGACGATCAGCATCCACGGCGGCCTAATTTTAGGGACATGTCGGAGGCTCAGTGGCGGGAGTTTTTGGGCGCTGCGGAGTTTGCGGTGTTGCGTCAGGCTGCGACTGAGCCTCCAGGCACGAACGAGTTTTTGGGTGATGACGCCGTGGGGGTTTATCACTGCGCTGGCTGCGGGTTGGAACTATTCCGCTCGGAGACGAAGTTCCACTCGGGTTGTGGTTGGCCTGCGTTTTATGCCCCGCAGGATAGTGATGCGGTGGTTTTGCGGCCGGATGATTCTTTAGGGCGCCGTCGCACGGAAGTTTTGTGTGCCGGCTGCGGCGGTCATCTGGGCCATTTGTTTGATGGCGAGGGGTTTAATACCCCCACCGATCAGCGCTTTTGTATCAATTCTGTCGCTTTGCGTTTTTCTGACAGCTAG
- the thrS gene encoding threonine--tRNA ligase: MRELELPNKGPEAIVCAQTQDGTLKDLSFVPDSDTVFYPVPANTEAGRAVIRHSCTHVLAQAVQAEFPGTTLGIGPAIDNGFYYDFDAAEPFTPEDLKRIEKRMKKIIKQGQKFERRVYASQEEAWEAFKHEPYKLELIEDKGNVDPNSDEATEVGAGELTGYYNLNPRTGEVEWYDLCRGPHVPTTKYIPAFALTRSSAAYWRGDQSNAGLQRIYGTAWESKEALEAYQLMLEEAERRDHRRLGTELDLFSFPDEIGSGFPVFHPNGAIVRLEMEEHSRRRHIASGYSFVNTPHLTKGDLFKKSGHLDFYADGMFPPMQLDGEYDAEGHCTKQPQDYYAKPMNCPMHNLIFASRGRSYRELPLRLFEFGTVYRYEKSGVIHGLTRARGFTQDDAHIYCTEDQLEQELTQVLDFIISLLRDYGLDDFYLELSTKDEGKFVGSDEIWEKSTAILQRVADASGLDLVPDPGGAAFYGPKISVQARDAIGRTWQMSTVQLDFNLPERFDLEYTASDGTKKRPIMIHRALFGSIERFFGVLLEHYAGAFPAWLAPHQVVGIPVAEAFVPHLEGVAQQLRDRGIRAEVDTSDDRMQKKIRNHTTSRVPFMLLAGQRDVEAQAVSFRFLDGTQVNGVPVAQAVDIITQWISKRNNTQPSEEAVSSLVAAASATDSQ; the protein is encoded by the coding sequence ATGCGCGAGTTGGAACTGCCCAACAAGGGGCCGGAGGCCATTGTGTGCGCGCAAACGCAAGACGGCACCCTCAAGGACCTTTCGTTTGTGCCTGATTCCGACACAGTGTTCTACCCGGTGCCTGCGAACACCGAAGCTGGCAGAGCTGTCATCCGTCACTCGTGTACTCACGTGCTGGCACAGGCTGTCCAAGCTGAGTTCCCGGGAACGACCCTAGGCATCGGTCCCGCGATCGACAACGGTTTCTACTACGATTTTGACGCCGCGGAGCCCTTCACGCCTGAAGATCTCAAGCGCATCGAAAAGCGCATGAAGAAGATCATCAAACAAGGTCAAAAATTCGAGCGTCGCGTCTACGCCTCCCAAGAAGAAGCATGGGAAGCCTTCAAACACGAGCCCTACAAGCTGGAGCTCATTGAAGATAAAGGTAACGTCGATCCCAATTCTGACGAGGCAACGGAGGTCGGCGCCGGGGAGCTCACCGGGTACTACAACCTCAACCCGCGAACGGGTGAAGTTGAATGGTACGACTTGTGCCGCGGTCCTCATGTTCCGACCACCAAATACATTCCCGCTTTCGCACTGACGCGCTCGTCTGCAGCATATTGGCGCGGGGACCAGTCCAATGCCGGATTGCAGCGAATCTACGGTACGGCCTGGGAGTCCAAGGAGGCTTTGGAGGCTTACCAGCTGATGCTGGAAGAAGCTGAACGCCGCGACCATCGCCGCCTTGGCACAGAACTCGACCTCTTCAGCTTCCCCGATGAGATCGGCTCTGGATTCCCAGTGTTCCACCCGAATGGTGCAATTGTGCGCCTTGAGATGGAAGAGCACTCCCGCCGTCGCCACATCGCATCTGGATATAGCTTTGTCAACACTCCTCACTTGACTAAGGGTGATTTGTTTAAGAAGTCCGGGCACCTGGACTTCTACGCAGACGGCATGTTCCCCCCAATGCAGCTAGATGGCGAGTATGACGCGGAAGGCCACTGCACCAAACAGCCCCAAGATTATTACGCAAAGCCCATGAACTGCCCGATGCATAATCTGATTTTTGCATCTCGTGGTCGCTCTTACCGTGAACTACCTTTGCGACTGTTTGAGTTTGGCACGGTCTACCGTTACGAAAAGTCCGGCGTCATCCACGGACTCACCCGTGCTCGCGGATTCACGCAGGACGATGCCCACATTTATTGCACAGAGGATCAGCTGGAACAAGAACTCACGCAGGTTCTTGACTTCATCATCTCCCTGCTCCGTGACTACGGTTTGGATGATTTCTACCTGGAGCTATCAACCAAGGACGAGGGTAAGTTTGTTGGCTCTGACGAGATCTGGGAGAAATCCACGGCGATCCTCCAGCGCGTGGCAGATGCTTCCGGCCTAGACCTGGTGCCCGATCCGGGTGGAGCAGCCTTCTACGGACCCAAAATTTCCGTACAGGCACGCGACGCGATCGGCCGTACCTGGCAGATGTCTACCGTCCAGTTGGACTTCAACCTGCCCGAGCGTTTCGACCTCGAGTACACCGCCAGTGACGGAACTAAAAAGCGTCCAATCATGATTCACCGTGCGCTCTTCGGATCCATTGAGCGTTTCTTCGGTGTTCTTCTCGAACACTATGCTGGAGCCTTCCCCGCCTGGCTGGCCCCACACCAGGTGGTGGGCATTCCGGTCGCCGAAGCTTTCGTGCCCCATCTCGAGGGCGTGGCACAGCAGCTTCGCGATCGGGGTATTCGTGCAGAGGTTGATACCTCTGACGATCGTATGCAGAAGAAAATTCGCAACCACACCACCTCGCGTGTGCCCTTCATGTTGCTCGCTGGACAGCGGGACGTTGAAGCTCAAGCTGTGAGCTTCCGCTTCCTAGATGGCACGCAGGTTAACGGCGTGCCGGTGGCGCAAGCTGTCGACATCATCACCCAGTGGATCAGTAAGCGCAATAACACGCAGCCCAGCGAAGAAGCCGTCTCGTCCCTGGTGGCCGCGGCATCTGCCACTGATAGTCAGTAA
- the hemQ gene encoding hydrogen peroxide-dependent heme synthase, whose protein sequence is MTSSSHKRIDYATLNQVQRYTQWAVFRVRPGELGDTRQEAIEEARSFFQQLQDRGLVVTRGIYDVSGIREGADYMIWWHAEEIRDIQQAFNDFRRNTTLGRCSDNVWLASALHRPAEFNKSHIPSFIMGEEPGDWITVYPFVRSYDWYLLDDTDRRRILAEHGRSGRDFPDVRTNTVPSFALGDYEWILAFEGPELHRMVDLMHRMRYTEARLHVREETPFYSGRRVDDIEEIINVLP, encoded by the coding sequence ATGACGTCTAGCAGCCACAAACGTATCGACTACGCAACACTCAACCAGGTGCAGCGCTACACCCAATGGGCCGTCTTCCGTGTCCGCCCCGGCGAACTAGGAGATACACGCCAAGAAGCAATCGAAGAGGCGCGCTCCTTCTTCCAGCAGCTCCAGGACCGAGGCCTCGTTGTCACCCGCGGCATCTACGATGTCTCCGGCATACGCGAAGGTGCCGACTACATGATCTGGTGGCACGCTGAAGAAATTCGGGACATTCAACAAGCCTTCAACGACTTCCGCCGAAACACCACCCTCGGTCGTTGCTCCGACAACGTCTGGTTAGCGAGCGCGCTGCACCGCCCAGCAGAATTCAACAAATCACACATACCGAGCTTCATCATGGGGGAGGAGCCAGGCGACTGGATTACCGTCTACCCCTTCGTCCGCTCTTACGATTGGTACCTGCTCGACGACACTGACCGACGCAGGATCCTCGCTGAGCACGGTCGCTCTGGCCGTGATTTCCCGGACGTGCGGACAAACACCGTTCCGTCCTTCGCACTCGGAGACTACGAATGGATTCTCGCCTTCGAAGGGCCAGAGCTACACCGAATGGTAGACCTCATGCACCGCATGCGCTATACCGAGGCGCGGCTTCACGTACGAGAAGAAACCCCCTTCTACAGTGGCCGTCGAGTAGACGACATTGAAGAAATTATCAACGTCTTACCCTGA
- a CDS encoding copper resistance CopC family protein: MLMRSTSPRLGLRQSLQGSSRSAGTSRRRSLQILWSVITFVAIVFGALPQAQAHDAVVASTPADGAVVASFPREFELEFSGIPQQSFNTVAVSDAQSGEVLFTVEPTLDQQFVRFETPADVQPEAGEYIIGFQITSSDGHATRGKLRFTVSGSDAAVSSSSGSQQQTASSPDQADAGNNSGVPLPLIIIVAIALGATAVAAIAIRAKKR, translated from the coding sequence ATGTTGATGCGCAGTACCTCGCCGCGGCTTGGGCTTCGGCAGTCGTTACAGGGCTCGAGTAGATCCGCCGGCACCTCGCGTCGTAGGTCGCTGCAGATTCTCTGGAGCGTTATCACCTTCGTCGCTATTGTTTTCGGTGCTCTGCCGCAGGCTCAGGCGCATGACGCTGTCGTCGCATCGACGCCCGCAGATGGGGCTGTTGTTGCGAGCTTTCCACGAGAGTTTGAACTCGAGTTCTCTGGCATCCCCCAGCAGAGCTTCAACACGGTTGCTGTGAGTGACGCTCAGTCTGGGGAAGTGTTGTTCACTGTCGAACCGACCCTCGATCAGCAGTTCGTGCGTTTCGAAACCCCAGCTGATGTGCAGCCTGAAGCAGGGGAGTACATCATCGGTTTCCAGATTACGTCCTCGGATGGCCACGCCACTCGTGGCAAATTACGGTTTACCGTGTCTGGCTCTGATGCTGCGGTTTCATCCTCTTCCGGCAGTCAACAGCAAACTGCATCTTCGCCGGATCAAGCCGATGCAGGCAACAATAGCGGCGTACCCCTACCATTGATCATCATCGTTGCGATCGCGCTGGGCGCCACTGCTGTTGCAGCGATTGCCATCCGTGCCAAGAAACGATAA